The nucleotide window GGTCGGCCTTTTTAAAAGGCTTTCGTATTTTATGGCAAGGCGCGGTCGATGTGCGGAGACAGGATGGCCCGGCGGCGGAGACCGCCAACCGGGCCGTCTGCGGTCAGTTTTCGTTCAGCTTGCGAACAAAGGTATCGATCTCCTGACGGAGTGAGCGGACCTGCTGGCTGAGATTGCCGGTCACTTCCGACAGATCGCGCGCCGTAACATCGGAGCGTTCGCCGGCCGAACTGACCCGGCCAATGTTGCTGGTTACGGTGTCGGTCGCCCGCGAAACCTGCTCGACATTGTTGGAAATCTCGCGCGTTGCGGATTCCTGCTCCTCCACGGCGGCAGCAATGGCTGACGTCGTCTCGTCGATATTCTGGATCGTCCCGACGATGGCTCCGATCACGTCGGCGGCATCCTTGGTCGCCTGCTGAATGGCCGAAATCTGTCCGGCGATCTCCTGGGTCGCACTGCCGGTCTGGTTGGCGAGAGATTTCACTTCGCTCGCAACCACGGCAAAACCCTTGCCCGCTTCTCCGGCCCGGGCCGCTTCGATCGTCGCGTTGAGGGCGAGGAGGTTTGTCTGCTCGGCGATGTCGTTGATCAGGCTGACGACTTCCCCGATCCGTTCGGCTGAGGTTTGAAGGCTGGTCACCTTGGCATTGGCGTCTTCGGCCTCCGTCGCAGCGGAACGGGAAATGGATGCGGATTGGTCTGCCTGCCGGCCGATTTCCGCGATGGAATTCGTCAGCTGTTCTGTCGCGGCGGCCACGCTCTGAAGGCTTTCAGATGCTTCTTGTGCCGCATGATTGGCCTCACGGGCACTCTCGGCGGTTTCTGTCGCATTGTGCTGCATGTCGGCCGCTGATTTCTGCGCGGAATTCACCGAAGTCTCGACCTCACCCGTGACCCGGCCAACGGAGCTTTCCAGATCCTTGGTGAGCTCCTGCAGGAGGCGGTGACGTT belongs to Nisaea sp. and includes:
- a CDS encoding methyl-accepting chemotaxis protein, with the protein product MGLDRLSFAQKIALIILLAAIAMITQIASTVWLERQQLYKERTREIQSVVEMSVSEALAHEARVKSGEISREEALSAWEKTAVAARFRGVEYLFAYTMNGINVVHGGKPSLKGKDMSGVADPNGVKIIQEMVELLKKDPKGGTSEYMWPKAGSEVPQPKLSYVAMIEPWQIFVGTGIYTDDIDAALANYAMRSAGFSAIFLLIMVAAGLAIARSMTRPMEALRNTMSQLAGNNIAVSVPGTNRRDEIGAMAQAVQVFKENAERVSSLEESRLQDAEKAQSERHRLLQELTKDLESSVGRVTGEVETSVNSAQKSAADMQHNATETAESAREANHAAQEASESLQSVAAATEQLTNSIAEIGRQADQSASISRSAATEAEDANAKVTSLQTSAERIGEVVSLINDIAEQTNLLALNATIEAARAGEAGKGFAVVASEVKSLANQTGSATQEIAGQISAIQQATKDAADVIGAIVGTIQNIDETTSAIAAAVEEQESATREISNNVEQVSRATDTVTSNIGRVSSAGERSDVTARDLSEVTGNLSQQVRSLRQEIDTFVRKLNEN